A region from the Capra hircus breed San Clemente chromosome 9, ASM170441v1, whole genome shotgun sequence genome encodes:
- the GPR63 gene encoding probable G-protein coupled receptor 63: MVVSAVLTASHTGASNTTFVVYENTYMNITVPPPFQHPGVGPLLRYSVETLAPTGMSSLTVNSTAVSPTPAASKSLNLPLQIILSALMMFILCVSFLGNLVVCLMVYQKAAMRSAINILLASLAFADMLLAVLNMPLALVTILTTRWIFGKFFCRVSAMFFWLFVIEGVAILLIISIDRFLIIVQRQDKLNPYRAKVLIAVSWATSFCVAFPLAVGNPDLQIPSRAPQCVFGYTTNPGYQAYVILISLISFFLPFLVILYSFMGILNTLRHNALRIHSYPEGICLSQASKLGLMSLQRPFQMSIDMGFKTRAFTTILILFAVFIVCWAPFTTYSLVATFSKHFYYQHNFFEISTWLLWLCYLKSALNPLIYYWRIKKFHDACLDMMPKSFKFLPRLPGHTRRRIRPSAVYVCGEHRTVV; the protein is encoded by the coding sequence ATGGTCGTCTCTGCAGTGTTGACGGCATCCCATACTGGGGCATCCAACACAACGTTTGTAGTTTATGAAAACACCTACATGAATATTACGGTCCCTCCACCATTCCAGCACCCTGGCGTTGGTCCACTGCTTAGATACAGTGTTGAAACCCTGGCTCCCACTGGGATGAGTTCCTTAACAGTGAATAGTACAGCTGTGTCCCCAACACCAGCAGCTTCCAAGAGCCTCAACTTGCCTCTCCAGATCATCCTTTCTGCTCTAATGATGTttattctgtgtgtgtcttttcttGGCAACTTGGTTGTTTGCCTCATGGTTTACCAAAAAGCTGCCATGCGTTCCGCCATTAACATCCTCCTGGCCAGCCTGGCCTTTGCAGACATGTTGCTTGCAGTGCTGAACATGCCTTTGGCCTTGGTCACTATTCTTACCACCAGATGGATTTTCGGGAAATTCTTCTGTAGGGTATCTGCTATGTTTTTCTGGTTGTTTGTCATAGAGGGAGTAGCCATCCTGCTCATCATTAGCATTGATAGGTTTCTTATTATAGTTCAGAGGCAGGATAAGCTAAATCCATACAGGGCTAAGGTTCTCATTGCAGTTTCTTGGGCAACTTCTTTTTGTGTAGCTTTTCCTTTGGCAGTAGGGAACCCCGACCTTCAGATACCTTCCCGAGCTCCCCAGTGCGTGTTTGGGTACACAACCAATCCCGGTTACCAGGCATATGTGATTttgatttctctcatttctttcttcctgcccTTCCTGGTGATCCTGTATTCCTTTATGGGCATCCTCAATACTCTTCGGCATAATGCCTTGAGGATCCACAGCTACCCTGAAGGTATATGCCTCAGCCAGGCCAGCAAACTGGGTCTCATGAGTCTCCAGAGACCCTTCCAGATGAGCATTGACATGGGCTTTAAAACGCGTGCCTTCACAACCATTTTGATTCTCTTTGCTGTCTTCATCGTCTGCTGGGCCCCATTCACCACTTACAGCCTTGTGGCAACGTTCAGCAAGCACTTTTACTATCAGCACAACTTTTTTGAGATCAGCACCTGGCTACTCTGGCTCTGCTACCTCAAGTCTGCGTTGAACCCACTGATTTACTACTGGAGGATTAAGAAATTCCACGATGCCTGCTTGGACATGATGCCTAAGTCCTTCAAGTTTTTGCCGCGGCTCCCTGGTCACACACGGCGACGGATACGCCCCAGCGCTGTCTATGTGTGTGGGGAACATCGGACGGTGGTGTGA